A window of the Candidatus Atribacteria bacterium ADurb.Bin276 genome harbors these coding sequences:
- a CDS encoding putative ABC transporter-binding protein precursor, producing MNLVSQDGNIYWIPHHGTTQILFYRKDLFEAEGLKPPETYDELFEIAAKFTNNPKYPDVWGFATTPAQGEFASSTWSTWLWSWGGDYFDENWNPIFNNEIGVASLEAYAEAVKKFSPPDSLNWGNDDSGAAFQQGRLAMLQMWPYLGAAMEDPSQSKVVGKVGYAPLPKKELLFPRLGSWGGTISKFSKNKEWAYMWLAFYNSKENTNNILVPSGVAVDRLSTVEELKDKILWQEAVNLSFEHTKERPGIPEITPIIDVWGLAVSKVVTGQADAKSALDEAAVKVRKILEDAGYYD from the coding sequence GTGAATTTGGTTTCCCAGGATGGAAATATTTACTGGATCCCTCATCATGGAACCACCCAAATCCTTTTCTATCGGAAAGACCTTTTTGAAGCCGAAGGATTGAAACCACCGGAAACTTATGATGAGTTGTTTGAAATCGCCGCAAAGTTTACCAATAATCCCAAATATCCTGATGTCTGGGGTTTTGCAACTACTCCTGCGCAGGGTGAATTCGCTTCCAGTACCTGGAGTACTTGGCTCTGGTCATGGGGTGGAGACTACTTCGATGAAAATTGGAATCCAATTTTTAATAACGAAATTGGTGTGGCGTCGTTAGAAGCCTATGCCGAAGCAGTCAAGAAATTTTCACCTCCCGACTCACTCAACTGGGGTAATGACGATAGTGGTGCTGCCTTCCAACAAGGCAGATTAGCTATGCTTCAAATGTGGCCGTATTTAGGAGCAGCCATGGAAGATCCCAGCCAATCGAAAGTGGTGGGGAAAGTTGGATATGCCCCACTTCCGAAAAAGGAACTTCTTTTCCCAAGGTTAGGATCATGGGGTGGGACAATATCTAAATTCTCCAAGAACAAAGAATGGGCTTATATGTGGTTAGCTTTTTATAATAGCAAAGAAAATACTAATAATATTTTAGTACCCTCTGGAGTTGCTGTTGACCGATTATCAACGGTTGAAGAATTAAAAGACAAAATACTCTGGCAAGAAGCTGTCAACTTAAGCTTTGAACACACCAAGGAAAGGCCGGGTATCCCTGAAATTACTCCAATCATCGATGTCTGGGGCCTAGCAGTTTCGAAAGTGGTTACCGGACAAGCCGATGCTAAATCGGCTCTGGATGAGGCTGCGGTAAAAGTTCGTAAAATCTTAGAAGATGCTGGGTACTACGATTAA
- the sugA_10 gene encoding Trehalose transport system permease protein SugA, whose amino-acid sequence MRFKAHNPAPSQLKRSSFQYSEKSTPFYMLAPVLASLAVLVYFPLCNTIGLSFLRYFWNKPQQPIRWVGLKNYIDVFTDSLFWQSLNNTIIFMVVSTCLTLLIGLGIALLISRDFPGKNIFISLILLPMMISPVAAALSWKFLYNGEWGAVNYFVGLLGIPKQAWLADPKLALPAIIVTDIWLNAPFVFLVIYTSLQALPQEPIEAARIDGGTGWQILSKVILPLLAPNFLLILVIRLMDTFRVFDFIYVMTSGGPGGKTETIGFLSYERTFRHFNMGQGSVIAIFLLIAVLSLSWYFIKTLRLQLQEQAK is encoded by the coding sequence ATGCGGTTTAAAGCACATAATCCAGCTCCTTCCCAGCTAAAAAGAAGTAGTTTCCAATATAGCGAAAAATCTACTCCTTTTTATATGCTCGCACCGGTTTTAGCAAGCTTGGCGGTTTTGGTTTATTTTCCTTTGTGTAATACAATTGGTCTTTCTTTCCTTCGATATTTCTGGAACAAACCCCAGCAACCGATACGTTGGGTTGGCCTAAAAAACTACATCGATGTTTTTACCGACTCCTTATTCTGGCAATCGCTGAACAATACGATTATTTTCATGGTGGTTTCAACCTGTCTAACCCTATTAATTGGTTTGGGAATCGCTCTCCTGATCAGCCGGGATTTCCCTGGGAAAAACATTTTTATCTCCCTCATTCTCCTTCCGATGATGATTTCTCCGGTCGCCGCTGCTCTCTCCTGGAAGTTCTTATATAATGGAGAATGGGGAGCGGTCAATTACTTTGTTGGCCTACTCGGCATACCCAAGCAAGCTTGGTTAGCTGATCCCAAATTAGCCCTTCCGGCTATCATCGTAACCGATATCTGGTTAAACGCACCTTTCGTTTTTTTAGTGATTTATACCAGCTTGCAGGCTCTGCCTCAAGAACCAATCGAAGCGGCTCGAATCGATGGAGGAACGGGCTGGCAAATACTTTCCAAAGTTATTCTTCCGTTACTAGCACCAAATTTTCTGCTCATTCTGGTTATCCGCCTTATGGATACCTTTCGGGTATTCGATTTCATCTATGTTATGACCAGCGGAGGACCAGGAGGCAAGACAGAAACCATTGGCTTTTTGAGTTACGAGAGAACTTTTCGTCATTTCAACATGGGTCAGGGCTCAGTCATTGCTATTTTTCTTCTCATTGCCGTCCTTTCCCTTTCGTGGTATTTCATCAAAACCCTTCGGCTCCAGTTGCAAGAACAGGCTAAATAA